One window of the Anaeromyxobacter dehalogenans 2CP-C genome contains the following:
- a CDS encoding flagellar FliJ family protein gives MARTRLDRLVKVRERSEGRAREELARARGGVARAADRLEATRAGARADGRGAGAAGLWAVEEIAHARALRSVDAAEAEVAQALRRERVAQAGLAAARNEAEAARRARERKLAEQRAEDDRKERRALDELATLAFNRRA, from the coding sequence ATGGCGAGGACCCGGCTGGACCGGCTGGTGAAGGTGCGCGAACGCTCCGAGGGCCGGGCGCGGGAGGAGCTGGCGCGCGCTCGCGGCGGCGTGGCGCGCGCGGCGGACCGGCTGGAGGCGACGCGCGCGGGCGCGCGGGCCGACGGGCGCGGCGCCGGGGCGGCCGGGCTGTGGGCGGTGGAGGAGATCGCGCACGCGCGGGCGCTCCGCTCGGTGGACGCGGCGGAGGCCGAGGTGGCGCAGGCGCTCCGGCGCGAGCGCGTCGCCCAGGCCGGCCTGGCGGCCGCGCGGAACGAGGCCGAGGCCGCCCGCCGCGCCCGCGAGCGCAAGCTCGCGGAGCAGCGGGCCGAGGACGATCGGAAGGAGCGTCGCGCGCTGGACGAGCTCGCGACGCTCGCGTTCAACCGGCGCGCCTGA
- a CDS encoding GNAT family N-acetyltransferase — translation MPSYDDPDERCARPTGRATFRFTTLEPDDPDLADELRGWILTAQAFLARGVTPATRTRLEDSLRIVGELARVLAGEEEGEGLTEQRTVHAAVHRGRIQAITSLFVCPGAAFVELLATAPWNLLGPADPPDARTVRGAGSALVERAVALSRGAGAGGRVTLQAENPRAFAVYQRLGFERMRPSDAPLALVPRGKDGFSKSVVRLARGAAGPEEARAPWMLLDPGRAALRARRAGPRPLVAQLPLAAAAARAPALRRAG, via the coding sequence ATGCCGTCGTACGACGACCCAGACGAACGATGCGCCCGTCCCACGGGGCGGGCGACCTTCCGCTTCACCACCCTCGAACCCGACGACCCGGATCTCGCCGACGAGCTGCGCGGCTGGATCCTCACCGCCCAGGCCTTCCTGGCCCGCGGGGTCACCCCCGCGACGCGGACGCGCCTGGAGGACTCGCTGCGCATCGTCGGCGAGCTCGCCCGCGTGCTGGCCGGCGAGGAGGAGGGCGAGGGCCTCACCGAGCAGCGCACCGTGCACGCCGCCGTCCACCGCGGCCGCATCCAGGCCATCACCTCGCTGTTCGTGTGCCCCGGCGCCGCGTTCGTGGAGCTGCTCGCCACCGCGCCCTGGAACCTGCTCGGCCCGGCCGACCCGCCCGACGCGCGCACCGTGCGCGGCGCGGGCAGCGCGCTGGTCGAGCGCGCCGTGGCGCTGTCGCGCGGCGCCGGCGCGGGCGGGCGGGTCACGCTGCAGGCCGAGAACCCCCGCGCCTTCGCCGTGTACCAGCGGCTCGGCTTCGAGCGCATGCGCCCCTCCGACGCGCCGCTCGCGCTGGTGCCCCGCGGCAAGGACGGCTTCTCGAAGTCCGTGGTGCGGCTGGCCCGCGGCGCCGCCGGCCCGGAGGAGGCCCGGGCGCCGTGGATGCTGCTCGACCCGGGGCGCGCCGCGCTGCGCGCCCGCCGGGCCGGGCCCCGGCCGCTGGTGGCGCAGCTGCCCCTCGCCGCCGCGGCGGCGCGCGCGCCGGCGCTCAGGCGCGCCGGTTGA
- a CDS encoding sigma-70 family RNA polymerase sigma factor, which produces MHAAHAAVARYGPPAPEPDEALLRRHATLLDRCARRLAARTGHAVEPGDLWSAGAMGLLEAARRYDASQDVRFETFAEHRVRGAMLDELRRMDHLPRRLRADADRVLAARARLEQALGREPDPVEIAEAAGLPAEQVGELLLLASPPVPVEDDVAPAPAVPADEALGAAERRGALARAVAALPERLQVLLALYYDEALTYREIAKVLGVSEPRVCQLHSEAAKRLRALMSEA; this is translated from the coding sequence ATGCACGCCGCACACGCCGCCGTCGCCCGCTACGGCCCGCCCGCCCCCGAGCCGGACGAGGCCCTGCTCCGGCGGCACGCGACGCTGCTCGACCGCTGCGCCCGGCGCCTCGCCGCCCGCACCGGCCACGCGGTCGAGCCGGGCGATCTCTGGTCCGCCGGCGCCATGGGCCTGCTCGAGGCGGCGCGGCGCTACGACGCGTCCCAGGACGTCCGCTTCGAGACGTTCGCGGAGCACCGGGTGCGCGGCGCCATGCTGGACGAGCTGCGGCGGATGGACCACCTGCCGAGGCGCCTCCGCGCGGACGCCGACCGGGTCCTCGCGGCCCGGGCGCGGCTGGAGCAGGCCCTCGGCCGCGAGCCGGACCCGGTCGAGATCGCCGAGGCGGCGGGGCTCCCGGCCGAGCAGGTCGGGGAGCTGCTCCTGCTCGCGTCGCCGCCGGTGCCGGTCGAGGACGACGTCGCGCCCGCCCCGGCCGTGCCCGCGGACGAGGCGCTCGGGGCGGCCGAGCGAAGGGGCGCGCTGGCCCGCGCGGTGGCGGCGCTGCCGGAGCGGCTGCAGGTGCTGCTGGCGCTCTACTACGACGAGGCGCTCACCTACCGCGAGATCGCGAAGGTGCTGGGCGTGTCCGAGCCGCGCGTCTGCCAGCTCCACTCCGAGGCGGCGAAGAGGCTCCGCGCGCTCATGTCGGAGGCTTGA
- a CDS encoding MinD/ParA family protein, whose amino-acid sequence MTDPRERDAADQAQGLRDRIAPRDAAPPLRVIAVTSGKGGVGKTHISANLAVLAARAGRRVLLVDADLGLANADIVLGICPTHHLGHLLEGAASAEQVLTQGPRGVRVLGASSGIQSLTRLTHAQKLTLVSAFEALDRRFDLVLVDCGAGIGDNVLFFAGAAQEALLVVSPEPTSLSDAYATVKVLSQQAGVTRFGVVANQAADFQGRDVFRRLTQVTGRFLDARLAYLGAIPRDEDLPRAGRVQQPLVELYPRAPASRALQGLCDAILAAPPPSSLPGGVKLFWQQLLRERQPAA is encoded by the coding sequence GTGACCGACCCCCGTGAGCGCGACGCCGCCGACCAGGCCCAGGGCCTGCGCGATCGCATCGCCCCGCGCGACGCCGCCCCGCCGCTGCGCGTGATCGCCGTGACCAGCGGGAAGGGCGGCGTCGGCAAGACGCACATCTCCGCCAACCTGGCGGTGCTCGCCGCCCGCGCCGGGCGCCGCGTCCTGCTGGTGGACGCGGACCTGGGCCTCGCCAACGCCGACATCGTGCTGGGCATCTGCCCGACCCACCACCTCGGCCACCTGCTCGAGGGCGCGGCCAGCGCCGAGCAGGTGCTGACCCAGGGGCCGCGCGGCGTGCGCGTGCTGGGCGCGTCGAGCGGCATCCAGTCGCTCACGCGGCTCACCCACGCGCAGAAGCTCACGCTCGTCTCGGCGTTCGAGGCGCTCGACCGGCGCTTCGACCTCGTGCTGGTGGACTGCGGCGCGGGCATCGGGGACAACGTGCTGTTCTTCGCCGGCGCGGCGCAGGAGGCGCTGCTGGTGGTCTCGCCCGAGCCCACCTCGCTCTCCGACGCCTACGCCACCGTGAAGGTCCTGTCGCAGCAGGCGGGCGTGACGCGGTTCGGGGTGGTCGCGAACCAGGCGGCCGACTTCCAGGGGCGCGACGTGTTCCGCCGGCTGACGCAGGTGACCGGCAGGTTCCTCGACGCGCGCCTCGCCTACCTGGGCGCCATCCCGCGCGACGAGGACCTGCCCCGCGCCGGGCGCGTGCAGCAGCCGCTGGTCGAGCTCTACCCGCGCGCCCCCGCCAGCCGCGCGCTCCAGGGGCTCTGCGACGCGATCCTGGCCGCGCCGCCCCCTTCCTCCCTGCCCGGCGGCGTGAAGCTGTTCTGGCAGCAGCTCCTGCGCGAGCGGCAGCCCGCCGCGTGA